Proteins found in one Oreochromis niloticus isolate F11D_XX linkage group LG22, O_niloticus_UMD_NMBU, whole genome shotgun sequence genomic segment:
- the LOC109196686 gene encoding uncharacterized protein LOC109196686, translating to MAKIMLAVIAAVASFMLVDSLTCNKCAFALLGTCKSGTTENCTTSTSTCYTGTLAFPSLTNFQGFTSQGCQDNTLPCNTTTNSTLLGVVSYNATVTCCSTDKCNLAASAPSAKITLSAAIAAAVLASAWGSML from the exons ATGGCAAAGATCATGCTTGCAGTCATCGCAGCTGTTGCATCCTTCATGCTGG tggaTTCCCTGACATGCAACAAGTGCGCCTTTGCCCTTTTGGGGACGTGCAAGTCCGGCACTACAGAGAACTGCACGACCAGCACCAGCACTTGCTATACTGGAACCCTGG CTTTCCCATCACTAACCAACTTCCAAGGCTTCACCAGCCAGGGCTGCCAAGATAACACTCTACCTTGCAACACGACAACTAACAGCACCCTGCTGGGAGTAGTCAGCTACAACGCCACAGTCACATGCTGCTCCACGGATAAATGCAACCTCGCAGCAAGCGCCCCATCTGCCAAGATCACCCTTTCTGCCGCCATTGCTGCAGCCGTCCTGGCCTCCGCTTGGGGAAGCATGTTGTGA